A window of Sphingomonas adhaesiva contains these coding sequences:
- a CDS encoding alpha-amylase family glycosyl hydrolase, whose amino-acid sequence MALPSPDIPWWRSGTVYQVYPRSFQDSDGDGVGDLAGIERRLDHIVALGVDAIWLSPIFPSPMADFGYDVADYCGVEPMFGDLAAFDRLLAAAHARGLKLLLDFVPNHSSDRHPWFVASRASRTNPKRDWYIWRDAAAGGGPPNNWISDFGGSAWEWDAATGQYYLHAFLKSQPDLNWRNPDLKRAMFDAMRFWFDRGVDGFRIDVLWHIVKADGFPDNPVNPAWHPGITERDRLIQQHSTDQPEAHAIAAEMRALADEYGGRLLIGEIFLPNDRHARWYGTPERAQVHLPFNFQLIENAWDAATLRATIAAYEASLPPHGWPNWVIGSHDAPRIAARIGEAQARVAAMLLLTLRGTPTLYQGDELGIGQVDIPPERVRDPQELRQPGIGIGRDRSRTPMPWDDSAFAGFSTVEPWLPLNADWRTRNVAAQDGDPSSMLTLYRRLLALRRARPALGLGDIALVEADRDVLAYERRYGGERLLVALNLSDEPRAMPFAGEVLLSTLAGRDDGLRPNEGVVLSPSPRP is encoded by the coding sequence ATGGCGCTTCCCTCTCCCGACATCCCGTGGTGGCGATCCGGCACCGTGTACCAGGTATATCCGCGCTCGTTTCAGGACAGCGACGGCGACGGCGTCGGCGATCTTGCGGGTATCGAACGACGCCTCGACCATATCGTCGCGCTCGGCGTGGACGCGATCTGGCTGTCGCCGATCTTTCCCTCGCCGATGGCCGACTTCGGTTATGACGTGGCGGACTATTGCGGGGTGGAGCCGATGTTCGGCGATCTGGCCGCGTTCGACCGATTGCTCGCCGCGGCGCATGCCCGCGGGCTCAAGCTGCTGCTCGATTTCGTGCCCAACCACAGCTCCGACCGACATCCCTGGTTCGTGGCGAGCCGCGCGAGCCGCACGAACCCGAAGCGCGACTGGTACATCTGGCGCGATGCCGCCGCCGGTGGCGGCCCGCCCAACAACTGGATCAGCGACTTCGGCGGCTCGGCCTGGGAATGGGACGCGGCCACCGGCCAATATTACCTGCACGCCTTCCTGAAATCCCAACCCGACCTCAACTGGCGCAACCCCGATCTGAAGCGCGCGATGTTCGACGCCATGCGCTTCTGGTTCGATCGCGGGGTCGACGGCTTCCGCATCGACGTATTGTGGCACATCGTGAAGGCCGACGGTTTCCCCGACAATCCGGTCAATCCCGCCTGGCACCCCGGCATCACCGAGCGCGACCGGCTGATCCAGCAGCATTCGACCGACCAGCCCGAGGCGCATGCGATCGCCGCCGAGATGCGCGCGCTGGCGGATGAATACGGTGGCCGCTTGCTGATCGGCGAGATCTTCCTGCCCAACGATCGCCACGCGCGCTGGTATGGCACGCCCGAGCGAGCGCAGGTCCATCTGCCGTTCAATTTCCAGCTGATCGAAAACGCCTGGGACGCCGCCACGCTGCGCGCGACGATCGCCGCCTACGAAGCGTCCCTGCCCCCACACGGCTGGCCCAATTGGGTGATCGGCAGCCACGACGCCCCGCGCATCGCCGCCCGCATCGGCGAGGCGCAGGCGCGCGTCGCGGCCATGCTGCTGCTGACGCTGCGCGGTACGCCGACGCTGTATCAGGGGGACGAGCTCGGCATCGGCCAGGTCGACATCCCGCCCGAGCGCGTGCGCGACCCGCAGGAACTGCGCCAGCCCGGCATCGGCATCGGCCGCGACCGCTCGCGCACGCCGATGCCGTGGGACGACAGCGCCTTCGCCGGGTTCAGCACGGTCGAGCCGTGGCTGCCGCTCAACGCCGATTGGCGCACCCGCAACGTCGCCGCGCAGGACGGCGATCCGTCATCGATGCTGACGCTGTATCGCCGCCTGCTGGCGCTGCGCCGGGCACGGCCTGCGCTGGGGCTGGGCGACATCGCGCTGGTGGAGGCAGACCGCGACGTGCTCGCCTACGAACGCCGCTATGGTGGCGAACGGCTGCTGGTGGCGCTCAACCTGTCGGACGAGCCGCGCGCGATGCCGTTCGCGGGCGAGGTGCTGCTCTCGACGCTGGCCGGTCGCGACGACGGCCTGCGCCCGAACGAGGGCGTCGTTCTGTCACCGTCACCCCGGCCTTGA
- a CDS encoding MauE/DoxX family redox-associated membrane protein, which translates to MKTATLYRMVMPGHVCPFGIKARDLLRRHGYRVEDHHLTTRAETDAFKAAHDVTTTPQVFVDGARIGGYDDTRRFLGLRVAQPGATSYRPVIAVFAMTALMALAASTAAFGTPFTLRAGEWFVAFSMCVLALLKLQDVETFSTMFLNYDLLARRWPRYGYVYPFAEGIAGVLMVAGTLRWLSVPIALVIGGVGAVSVFKAVYVDRRELKCACVGGSSKVPLGFVSLTENVMMVAMAVWMAARMAAM; encoded by the coding sequence ATGAAGACCGCCACGCTCTATCGCATGGTCATGCCCGGCCATGTCTGCCCCTTCGGTATCAAGGCCAGGGATCTGCTGCGCCGCCACGGCTACCGGGTCGAGGATCACCACCTGACCACCCGCGCGGAAACGGACGCGTTCAAGGCGGCGCACGACGTGACGACGACGCCGCAGGTCTTCGTCGACGGTGCCCGCATCGGCGGATACGACGACACGCGCCGCTTCCTGGGACTGCGCGTGGCCCAGCCCGGCGCGACCAGCTACCGCCCCGTCATCGCGGTCTTCGCGATGACCGCGCTGATGGCGCTCGCCGCCAGCACCGCCGCGTTCGGCACGCCCTTCACGCTGCGCGCGGGCGAGTGGTTCGTCGCGTTCAGCATGTGCGTGCTCGCGCTGCTGAAGCTGCAGGACGTGGAGACCTTCTCCACGATGTTCCTCAACTACGATCTGCTGGCGCGCCGCTGGCCGCGCTACGGCTATGTCTATCCCTTCGCGGAGGGGATCGCGGGGGTGCTGATGGTCGCGGGAACTTTGCGCTGGCTGTCGGTGCCCATCGCGCTCGTCATCGGCGGCGTCGGCGCGGTGTCCGTGTTCAAGGCGGTCTATGTCGACCGCCGCGAGCTGAAATGCGCCTGCGTCGGCGGCAGCAGCAAGGTGCCGCTCGGCTTCGTCTCGCTGACCGAGAACGTCATGATGGTCGCGATGGCCGTATGGATGGCGGCCCGGATGGCGGCGATGTGA
- a CDS encoding TonB-dependent receptor translates to MTGFARGVLVSLLATAAMPAYAQEAPGTGSGQTTAAETPSATQGDDIIVTAQKRDENIQNVPISIQAIGTRRLDQLNISNFNQYTQLLPSVAFQSTQPGVTTVYMRGVASGGDGNHSGSLPSVGTYLDEQPVTTIGGTLDVHIYDIARIESLAGPQGTLYGASSQAGTIRIITNKPDLSGFYGRVDGEVNTVKSGGIGYTTEGMLNIPLASTMALRVVGFYQKDAGFIDNVPGSRTFIGGRTVNNAAFVKNDYNDTETYGGRAALKIDLDDSWTVTPTVLYQEQRSHGSYAFDARVGDLKVQRFYPEFRRDRFVQAALTIEGQVGNWDVTYSGAYLDRKALQSSDYTDYAEAYDNLYSSVGGLAGYFYFQDNAGNTIDPRQRIVGTDHFKKTSQELRVASPADEPFRLVAGAFYQRQSNFIFQDYQVPGLANDLSVNGYPGTLWLTRQHRVDKDYAVFGEASFDLTPTLTLTAGGRAFIYDNSLVGFFGFGRNPGVDPARGTAFSAQPFNAAGSSRTGVAGCYLAGGGTLRDAYQARRAPGAFLFTPDVGNIPCTNLGVPDNAGGIVPKEAEGQGVTYRFNATWKPAEGLLFYGTVSKGFRPGGINRRGDVADYAADFLTNYELGWKTTLLGGQLRLNGAIYQQDWDKFQFSFLGENSFTVIQNGPDARIRGIEMDANLSAGGLTLGASGSYTDAVTRTNLCTTAVCSGDPADIVSPTGTRLPITPRFKISGTARYTVPIGAANAYVQALVAHQSSAASDIRLRAVEAGTGRIANPAAEIGRLPAYTTGNLAVGAEWGNYTFEVFARNIWDERGQISRFIQCGSCYQRPYAVPITPRTLGLRLGAKF, encoded by the coding sequence GTGACGGGTTTTGCGCGTGGGGTACTCGTGTCGCTGCTGGCGACCGCGGCGATGCCGGCATATGCGCAGGAGGCGCCGGGCACCGGCTCCGGGCAGACCACCGCGGCGGAGACGCCGAGCGCGACCCAGGGCGACGACATCATCGTCACCGCGCAGAAGCGCGACGAGAATATCCAGAACGTGCCGATCAGCATCCAGGCGATCGGGACGCGGCGGCTGGACCAGCTGAACATCTCCAATTTCAACCAATATACCCAGCTGCTGCCCTCGGTCGCGTTCCAGTCGACGCAGCCGGGCGTCACCACCGTCTATATGCGCGGCGTCGCGAGCGGCGGCGACGGCAACCATTCCGGCTCGCTGCCCTCGGTCGGCACGTATCTCGACGAGCAGCCGGTGACGACGATCGGCGGTACGCTCGACGTCCACATCTACGACATCGCGCGGATCGAGAGCCTCGCGGGGCCGCAGGGAACGCTGTACGGCGCATCGAGCCAGGCGGGCACGATCCGCATCATCACCAACAAGCCCGACCTATCGGGCTTCTACGGCCGCGTCGACGGCGAGGTGAACACGGTCAAGAGCGGCGGAATCGGCTATACCACGGAGGGGATGCTCAACATCCCGCTGGCCTCGACGATGGCGCTGCGCGTCGTCGGCTTCTATCAGAAGGACGCCGGCTTCATCGACAACGTGCCGGGTTCGCGGACGTTCATCGGCGGGCGAACCGTCAACAACGCGGCGTTCGTCAAGAACGACTATAACGATACCGAGACCTATGGCGGGCGCGCGGCGCTGAAGATCGACCTGGACGACAGCTGGACGGTCACGCCGACCGTCCTCTATCAGGAGCAGCGCAGCCACGGCAGCTATGCCTTCGACGCGCGCGTCGGCGACCTGAAGGTCCAGCGTTTCTACCCCGAGTTCCGCCGCGACCGTTTCGTCCAGGCCGCGCTGACGATCGAGGGGCAGGTCGGCAATTGGGACGTGACCTATTCGGGCGCGTATCTCGACCGCAAGGCGCTCCAGTCCAGCGATTATACCGATTACGCCGAGGCGTACGACAATCTGTATTCGTCGGTCGGCGGGCTGGCGGGCTATTTCTATTTCCAGGACAATGCCGGCAACACGATCGATCCGCGCCAGCGCATCGTCGGCACCGATCACTTCAAGAAGACGAGTCAGGAATTGCGTGTCGCGTCCCCGGCGGACGAGCCGTTCCGGCTGGTGGCGGGCGCCTTCTACCAGCGGCAGAGCAACTTCATCTTTCAGGATTATCAGGTCCCGGGGCTGGCGAACGACCTGTCGGTCAACGGCTATCCCGGCACGCTGTGGCTGACGCGCCAGCACCGGGTCGACAAGGATTACGCGGTGTTCGGCGAGGCCAGCTTCGACCTGACGCCGACGCTGACGCTGACGGCGGGCGGGCGCGCGTTCATCTACGACAATTCGCTGGTCGGATTCTTCGGCTTCGGGCGCAATCCCGGCGTCGATCCGGCACGCGGCACGGCTTTCAGCGCTCAGCCGTTCAACGCGGCGGGCAGCAGCCGGACCGGCGTGGCGGGCTGCTATCTGGCGGGCGGGGGTACGCTGCGCGACGCGTATCAGGCACGGCGGGCGCCGGGGGCGTTCCTGTTCACCCCCGATGTCGGCAACATCCCGTGCACCAACCTGGGCGTGCCCGACAATGCCGGCGGTATCGTGCCGAAGGAAGCGGAGGGGCAGGGCGTCACCTACCGTTTCAACGCGACGTGGAAGCCGGCCGAGGGGCTGCTGTTCTACGGCACCGTCTCCAAGGGCTTCCGCCCGGGCGGGATCAACCGGCGCGGCGACGTGGCGGATTATGCCGCCGACTTCCTGACCAATTACGAACTGGGGTGGAAGACGACGCTGCTGGGCGGGCAGCTGCGGCTGAACGGTGCGATCTATCAGCAGGATTGGGACAAGTTCCAGTTTTCGTTCCTGGGCGAGAACAGTTTCACGGTCATCCAGAACGGCCCCGATGCGCGCATCCGCGGTATCGAGATGGACGCCAACCTGTCCGCCGGCGGGCTGACGCTGGGGGCGAGCGGATCCTATACCGACGCGGTGACCCGGACCAACCTGTGCACCACCGCGGTGTGCAGCGGCGATCCGGCCGACATCGTCTCGCCGACCGGCACGCGCCTGCCGATCACGCCGCGGTTCAAGATCAGCGGGACGGCGCGCTACACCGTCCCGATCGGTGCGGCGAACGCCTATGTCCAGGCGCTGGTCGCGCATCAGAGCTCGGCCGCGTCCGACATCCGGCTGCGCGCGGTCGAGGCCGGGACCGGGCGCATCGCCAATCCGGCGGCCGAGATCGGGCGCCTGCCCGCCTATACCACCGGCAATCTGGCGGTGGGTGCGGAGTGGGGCAATTACACGTTCGAGGTGTTCGCGCGGAACATCTGGGACGAGCGGGGCCAGATCTCGCGCTTCATCCAGTGCGGGTCGTGCTACCAGCGGCCCTATGCGGTGCCGATCACGCCGCGCACGCTCGGGCTGCGGCTGGGGGCGAAGTTCTGA
- a CDS encoding DMT family transporter, protein MRLRDFLLLVAVCLIWGFSNVVSKVVVSDWHVPPLFFAAVRFAIVAVATLPWLLPMPRPAWRIIAIGLLMGGGNFALLFLGLQTASPSAAAVVIQIGVPFTTLLSVVILKESIHRRRALGIALTLAGVVLVVWRPGGIALSGGLLYIIACAFAGSLGAILMKQMESVPPLRFQAWVGLVSFVPLAVATALIEQAQWTIAIAAGWPFLAALLFAALFVSLFAHTAYYGLIGRYEANLLAPLTLMTPLFTMALGVAITGDHLDARMIAGAALALGGVLIVALRRKRATEVLLMNERA, encoded by the coding sequence ATGCGCCTGCGCGATTTCCTCCTGCTCGTCGCCGTCTGCCTGATCTGGGGATTCAGCAACGTCGTCAGCAAGGTAGTGGTGAGCGACTGGCACGTGCCGCCGCTGTTCTTCGCTGCGGTACGCTTCGCGATCGTCGCCGTGGCGACATTGCCCTGGCTCCTGCCGATGCCGCGCCCGGCGTGGCGGATCATCGCCATCGGGCTGCTGATGGGCGGGGGCAATTTCGCGTTGCTGTTCCTGGGGCTTCAGACCGCCTCGCCGTCCGCCGCGGCGGTGGTGATCCAGATCGGCGTACCCTTCACCACGTTGCTCTCCGTCGTCATTCTCAAGGAAAGCATCCATCGCCGCCGCGCCCTGGGGATCGCGCTGACGCTCGCGGGCGTCGTGCTGGTGGTGTGGCGACCCGGCGGCATCGCGCTGTCGGGCGGGCTGCTCTACATCATCGCCTGCGCCTTCGCCGGATCGCTCGGCGCGATCCTGATGAAGCAGATGGAATCGGTGCCGCCGCTGCGCTTCCAGGCGTGGGTCGGCCTCGTCTCTTTCGTGCCGCTCGCGGTCGCCACCGCGCTCATCGAGCAGGCGCAGTGGACGATCGCGATCGCCGCGGGCTGGCCGTTCCTGGCCGCCTTGCTGTTCGCGGCGCTGTTCGTCTCGCTGTTCGCGCACACCGCTTATTACGGGCTGATCGGCCGGTACGAGGCGAACCTGCTCGCCCCGCTGACGCTCATGACGCCGCTCTTCACCATGGCACTGGGCGTCGCCATCACCGGCGACCATCTCGACGCGCGGATGATCGCCGGCGCCGCGCTGGCGCTCGGCGGCGTCCTGATCGTCGCGCTGCGGCGCAAGCGCGCGACCGAGGTTCTGCTGATGAACGAACGCGCCTGA
- a CDS encoding glycosyltransferase family 4 protein, producing MKIAMLAPIAWRTPPRHYGPWELVTSLLTEALVARGVDVTLFATLDSVTAATLDGVVPAPYSEDPAIDAKVWEYRHLSHLFAQRHRFDLIHNQADFPAHAFAPLIDTPMVTTIHGFSSDRILPMYAPFQDRVHYVAISDADRHPALRYAATIHHGIPLDDFAFDATGSDDLLFFGRLHPDKGAAEAIAAARTAGRALDLYGIVQDQGYHDREVAPALDGTTIRYHGAVGGEARIRALGGARALLHLINFDEPFGLSVVEAMACGTPVIATRRGSMPELIEDGVTGFLVDTPAQATAAIERAGDIDRAACRRAVAERFSVERMADEYIALYRRILGS from the coding sequence ATGAAGATCGCGATGCTCGCGCCGATCGCGTGGCGCACCCCGCCGCGCCATTACGGCCCGTGGGAGCTCGTCACCAGCCTGCTGACCGAGGCGCTGGTCGCGCGCGGCGTCGACGTCACGCTGTTCGCGACGCTGGACAGCGTCACCGCCGCCACGCTCGACGGCGTCGTTCCCGCGCCCTATTCGGAGGATCCCGCGATCGATGCGAAGGTGTGGGAATATCGCCACCTGTCGCACCTGTTCGCGCAACGCCACCGCTTCGACCTGATCCACAATCAGGCCGACTTCCCCGCGCACGCCTTCGCGCCGCTGATCGACACCCCGATGGTGACGACGATCCACGGCTTCTCCTCCGACCGCATCCTGCCGATGTATGCGCCGTTCCAGGACCGCGTGCATTATGTCGCGATCAGCGACGCCGACCGGCATCCCGCGCTGCGCTATGCCGCGACGATCCATCACGGCATCCCGCTGGACGACTTCGCCTTCGACGCGACGGGCAGCGACGATCTGCTGTTCTTCGGCCGCCTCCATCCCGACAAGGGCGCGGCGGAGGCGATCGCGGCGGCCCGCACCGCCGGCCGCGCGCTCGACCTGTACGGCATCGTCCAGGATCAGGGCTATCACGACCGCGAGGTGGCGCCTGCGCTCGACGGCACCACGATCCGCTACCACGGCGCCGTGGGGGGCGAGGCGCGTATCCGGGCGCTGGGCGGCGCGCGGGCGCTCCTCCACCTCATCAACTTCGACGAGCCGTTCGGCCTGTCGGTGGTGGAGGCGATGGCGTGCGGCACCCCCGTGATCGCGACGCGCCGCGGGTCGATGCCCGAACTGATCGAGGACGGGGTGACCGGCTTCCTGGTCGATACCCCCGCCCAGGCGACGGCCGCGATCGAACGCGCCGGCGACATCGACCGCGCCGCCTGCCGCCGCGCGGTGGCGGAACGGTTCAGCGTCGAACGGATGGCGGACGAGTATATCGCACTCTATCGCCGTATATTGGGGTCGTAG
- a CDS encoding tetratricopeptide repeat-containing sulfotransferase family protein, which yields MMSPDPARFPPMLVEAALALHDNRLDVAEPLLRGYLKRDPFDARAIRMLAELAGRIGRNRDAETLLRRALELAPAFTAARANLALVLYRQNRSTEALAELDALQREEPDNLGHANLKAAALGRLGGFEEAIALYEHVLAAAPAQPRVWMSLGHMLKTVGRQADGVAAYRRAIALKPGLGEAWWSLANLKTVTFDDADLDAMARERARDDLSEEDRLHLDFALGKGWEDRGQAEQAFAHYAAGNALRRAQMGYEADETERFVDRLIALATPAFFAERAGWGDPSPDPVFVLGMPRAGSTLIEQILASHSRVEGTTELPDMPAMARRVTDYPEGLATLTAEQARALGAEYLRRASVQRRTDRPFFIDKLPNNWAHVVLIRLILPNATIIDARRDPLACCFSNFKQHFARGQGFSYGLEDMGRYYRDYVRLMAHLDAVQPGRVVRVIHEALVDAPEAGIRDLLARVGLPFEDACLSFHRTERAVRTASSEQVRQPIFRGGDRAWRPFAAHLAPLRAALGAVADAYPDVPDFQAR from the coding sequence ATGATGTCCCCTGATCCCGCCCGCTTTCCGCCGATGCTAGTCGAGGCCGCGCTGGCGCTCCACGACAATCGGCTCGACGTGGCCGAACCGTTGCTGCGCGGGTATCTGAAGCGCGATCCGTTCGATGCACGCGCGATCCGGATGCTGGCGGAGCTGGCGGGGCGGATCGGGCGCAACCGCGATGCCGAGACGCTGCTGCGCCGCGCGCTGGAGCTGGCGCCCGCCTTCACCGCGGCGCGCGCCAATCTGGCGCTGGTACTCTATCGCCAGAACCGCTCGACCGAGGCGCTGGCGGAACTGGACGCGCTTCAGCGGGAGGAGCCCGACAATCTGGGCCATGCCAATCTGAAGGCGGCGGCGCTGGGGCGGCTGGGCGGGTTCGAGGAAGCGATCGCGCTTTACGAGCACGTCCTCGCCGCCGCGCCCGCGCAGCCCAGGGTGTGGATGAGCCTGGGGCATATGCTGAAGACGGTCGGGCGACAGGCGGACGGCGTCGCCGCCTATCGCCGCGCGATCGCGCTGAAGCCCGGACTGGGCGAGGCGTGGTGGAGTCTCGCCAATCTGAAGACGGTTACTTTCGACGACGCGGATCTGGACGCGATGGCGCGGGAGCGTGCGCGCGACGACCTGTCGGAGGAGGACCGGCTGCACCTCGACTTCGCGCTGGGCAAGGGGTGGGAGGATCGCGGGCAGGCGGAGCAGGCCTTCGCGCATTACGCCGCGGGCAATGCGCTACGCCGCGCGCAGATGGGGTATGAGGCGGACGAGACCGAACGCTTCGTCGACCGCCTGATCGCGCTGGCGACGCCCGCGTTCTTCGCCGAGCGGGCAGGCTGGGGCGATCCGTCGCCCGACCCGGTGTTCGTGCTGGGGATGCCGCGCGCGGGCTCGACGCTGATCGAGCAGATCCTGGCCAGTCACAGCCGGGTCGAGGGGACGACCGAGCTGCCCGATATGCCCGCGATGGCGCGCCGCGTGACCGATTATCCCGAGGGGCTGGCGACGCTGACCGCGGAGCAGGCGCGCGCGCTGGGGGCGGAATATCTGCGCCGCGCCAGCGTGCAGCGGCGCACCGACCGGCCGTTCTTCATCGACAAGCTGCCCAACAACTGGGCGCATGTCGTGCTGATCCGGCTGATCCTGCCCAACGCCACGATCATCGACGCGCGGCGCGATCCGCTGGCGTGCTGCTTCTCCAACTTCAAGCAGCATTTCGCGCGCGGGCAGGGGTTCAGCTACGGACTGGAGGACATGGGGCGCTACTATCGCGACTACGTCCGGCTGATGGCGCATCTGGATGCGGTGCAGCCGGGCCGCGTCGTGCGGGTGATCCACGAGGCATTGGTGGATGCGCCCGAGGCGGGGATCCGCGACCTGCTGGCGCGTGTCGGGCTGCCGTTCGAGGACGCCTGCCTGTCGTTCCACCGGACCGAGCGCGCGGTGCGCACCGCCAGTTCCGAGCAGGTGCGCCAGCCGATCTTTCGCGGCGGCGACCGTGCGTGGCGGCCCTTCGCCGCGCATCTGGCGCCGCTTCGCGCAGCGTTGGGGGCCGTGGCGGACGCCTATCCCGACGTGCCCGATTTTCAGGCGCGCTGA